Proteins encoded within one genomic window of Mycolicibacterium monacense:
- a CDS encoding polysaccharide pyruvyl transferase family protein: MTDFVERIRDRLMNDLRRVFAGVPEWDLVDFPHHFNCGDSAIWLGEVKIAEELGIRVASATSSQMYRRDKLRANGPVVIHGGGNLGGLYPQHDDLRIRILTDFSTRPIVQLPQSIEVTNAAGLERLKRAIGSHRDFTLLVRDRRSLDIARREFDCRIELVPDAAFALGNLERRPAVEEAVVQARRDKEASGEQISGHPTVDWNTASILSLRNLGRSAVTAAGKLPVPALTSTLADSFARQNLRWAIRTLSRGHVLVTDRLHGHVIATLCGIEHIVVSDRYGKVRALWETWTQDAPMATFAPTWSAAETALAERISRRYAS, from the coding sequence TTGACCGATTTCGTCGAGCGGATTCGCGACCGGCTGATGAACGACCTGAGGCGCGTCTTCGCCGGGGTGCCCGAGTGGGATCTGGTTGACTTCCCGCATCATTTCAACTGCGGCGACTCCGCGATCTGGCTCGGTGAGGTCAAGATCGCCGAGGAGCTCGGTATCAGGGTGGCCTCGGCAACGTCATCACAGATGTACCGACGCGACAAGCTGAGGGCGAACGGGCCCGTCGTCATCCATGGTGGAGGCAATCTCGGCGGCCTTTATCCGCAACACGACGACCTGAGAATCCGTATTCTGACCGACTTTTCCACGAGGCCGATCGTGCAGCTTCCTCAGTCGATCGAAGTGACGAACGCGGCCGGTCTCGAAAGGTTGAAGCGGGCGATCGGGTCGCACCGTGATTTCACGCTCCTTGTGCGCGACCGTCGGTCACTTGACATCGCTCGCCGAGAATTCGATTGCCGCATCGAACTAGTGCCCGACGCAGCCTTCGCGCTGGGGAACCTCGAACGTCGACCGGCTGTCGAAGAGGCCGTGGTGCAGGCACGCCGAGACAAAGAAGCCTCCGGCGAACAGATCTCAGGGCACCCGACCGTCGACTGGAACACGGCAAGCATTCTCAGTCTTCGCAACCTCGGGAGAAGCGCTGTCACCGCGGCCGGCAAGCTGCCGGTCCCTGCACTCACGTCGACGCTGGCGGACAGCTTCGCGCGACAGAATCTTCGGTGGGCGATCCGCACCTTGTCGAGGGGGCATGTCCTGGTCACCGACCGACTACACGGCCACGTCATCGCCACGCTGTGTGGAATCGAGCACATCGTGGTGAGCGATCGATACGGCAAGGTCCGTGCGCTCTGGGAAACGTGGACTCAGGACGCGCCCATGGCGACCTTCGCCCCTACGTGGAGCGCCGCGGAAACCGCCTTGGCGGAACGCATCAGCCGCCGATACGCATCGTGA
- a CDS encoding ABC transporter permease, whose protein sequence is MNSTSEHRHSLLTESWIFASRLFIQWRRYPMVPLQALLFPTLLLIIYGALVGKSMVRLTGSSGLNELIPVCMLAGAMAGAVGAGLMVPWDRDSGLLTRMWVMPVHRTAPLTGALLAEALRTLVASAVVLAAGYLMGFRFAGGWTGMLVYLLIPVIVVVVFATVVITLALRPQGRIILTWAQTVCVGLAFGTLAPPERVPALVRPLAEFQPLAAPAATMRALASGGDVMRPMLLTALWVIVIAAVFVPLTVRGYRAAVEGGKIDS, encoded by the coding sequence GTGAACTCAACGTCGGAACACCGGCATTCGTTGCTCACCGAGAGTTGGATCTTCGCCAGCCGGCTTTTCATCCAGTGGCGTCGTTACCCGATGGTGCCACTGCAGGCACTGCTGTTTCCCACCTTGCTGCTGATCATCTACGGCGCGCTGGTGGGCAAGTCGATGGTCCGCCTCACGGGCAGCAGCGGGTTGAACGAGCTGATCCCTGTCTGCATGCTCGCCGGTGCCATGGCGGGCGCCGTCGGCGCCGGACTCATGGTGCCCTGGGACCGCGACAGTGGCCTGCTCACCCGAATGTGGGTCATGCCGGTGCACCGGACGGCACCGTTGACCGGTGCGCTGCTTGCCGAAGCGCTGCGCACATTGGTGGCATCGGCAGTCGTCCTCGCAGCCGGGTATCTGATGGGATTCCGGTTCGCGGGCGGCTGGACCGGCATGCTCGTCTACCTACTGATCCCGGTCATCGTGGTGGTCGTGTTCGCGACGGTGGTGATCACCCTCGCACTACGGCCACAGGGCCGGATCATCCTGACGTGGGCCCAGACGGTGTGTGTCGGTTTGGCGTTCGGAACGCTCGCGCCCCCTGAAAGAGTTCCGGCGCTCGTACGGCCGCTCGCGGAGTTCCAGCCGCTCGCGGCGCCCGCGGCGACCATGCGCGCGCTGGCGTCCGGAGGCGACGTGATGCGGCCCATGCTGCTCACGGCATTGTGGGTGATTGTCATCGCGGCCGTGTTCGTACCGCTCACCGTCCGGGGATATCGGGCGGCGGTCGAGGGCGGGAAGATCGACAGCTGA
- a CDS encoding glycosyltransferase, which translates to MPEPTIEVIIPVRDMAEHLPKLLRPLYDQMSDGDRVTVVDDASRDDTEAVARSLGAGVVALKDSRGPYYARQVAASRSTADVLLFTDARCRPLPGLLEAHRDLQERPGVALSCTNVRTLSGPRLAARLAASMQPFMLPRGGGAMKATIGMVPPRPDYYPTANLGIDRIAFAKVGGFRSMRGGGDTDICWRIQEQSLGTIATDTRVLMEWEPRTSMRDLASQWKRYGHSNAYMRWVHRNDDVSKGDDSPRRHSPMEAWATLRAELRRPPAELAATALVGLAFQYGYFSAKFKSSQFEMPAYFDVAPNLDSA; encoded by the coding sequence ATGCCCGAGCCGACGATCGAGGTCATCATCCCGGTCCGCGATATGGCCGAGCACCTGCCGAAGTTACTCCGACCGCTGTACGACCAGATGTCAGATGGCGATCGGGTCACCGTGGTCGACGACGCTTCTCGCGACGACACCGAAGCGGTGGCGCGCTCGCTGGGGGCCGGTGTCGTGGCGTTGAAAGACAGCCGCGGCCCCTACTATGCGCGCCAGGTCGCGGCGAGCAGATCAACCGCTGACGTCCTGCTGTTCACCGACGCACGGTGCCGGCCTCTTCCTGGTCTACTCGAGGCGCATCGCGACCTCCAGGAGAGGCCCGGAGTTGCGTTGTCGTGCACCAACGTTCGCACGTTGTCTGGGCCCAGACTCGCGGCGCGACTGGCGGCCAGCATGCAGCCGTTCATGCTTCCGCGCGGCGGCGGGGCGATGAAGGCGACCATCGGCATGGTGCCGCCGCGGCCCGACTACTATCCGACCGCCAATCTGGGTATCGACAGGATCGCCTTCGCCAAGGTGGGCGGGTTCCGATCGATGCGCGGCGGCGGCGACACCGACATCTGCTGGCGCATCCAGGAGCAGTCACTCGGCACGATCGCCACCGACACCCGCGTCCTGATGGAGTGGGAGCCGCGGACCTCGATGCGAGACCTCGCAAGTCAATGGAAGCGATACGGGCACAGCAACGCCTACATGCGCTGGGTGCACCGCAACGACGACGTCAGCAAGGGCGACGACTCGCCACGACGACATTCGCCGATGGAGGCCTGGGCGACGCTGCGAGCCGAACTGCGACGACCGCCGGCCGAACTGGCAGCCACGGCACTCGTCGGTTTGGCCTTCCAGTACGGCTACTTCTCGGCGAAGTTCAAGAGTTCGCAGTTCGAGATGCCGGCGTACTTCGATGTGGCGCCGAATCTCGACTCCGCCTGA
- a CDS encoding HTTM domain-containing protein, whose product MADRFDSWVARGPFTPADLGIYRIIYAVSVLMIAPDIAWLGQYPDFMFRPPTGPIQLFSSFPSPGILIGLESLRSIALVMLAFGLWTRFASFATAAMLITTYGITYSLGKVDHTILLVLVPLVLAFADWGNRFSIDALRAGRQTSHQEQWPLRLLGLLIGWGFFTAALTKVMTGWLSFDSQAARGYFVLGFVTQDRTNWLAGWVAAHDYRPVWELADWSTVVFELAILLALPWWRAFRSTLAIATLFHLGVYLVMNITFSHAVIAYGAFVPWGALARRIGELRSLAPVVTYFDRARRSATRKVVYPLMFSLAVVLGVGTWSLMLSGGSRFYLSLVIFVGAAFGMTYLAREARTVFRRLLSDSGAGGGFGDDRRDREAATAGPKGGGADHGAPPEP is encoded by the coding sequence ATGGCCGACAGGTTCGACTCCTGGGTCGCACGCGGGCCTTTCACGCCAGCAGACCTGGGCATATATCGCATCATCTATGCCGTCAGCGTGCTGATGATCGCACCCGACATCGCGTGGCTGGGCCAGTACCCCGACTTCATGTTCCGGCCGCCGACGGGCCCGATCCAATTGTTCTCGAGCTTCCCGTCGCCCGGAATACTCATCGGGTTGGAGAGCCTCCGTTCGATCGCCTTGGTCATGTTGGCCTTCGGCCTGTGGACACGGTTCGCGTCCTTCGCCACAGCGGCGATGCTGATCACCACGTACGGCATCACCTACAGCTTGGGCAAGGTCGACCACACCATCCTGCTGGTGCTGGTCCCCCTGGTACTTGCCTTCGCCGACTGGGGCAACCGCTTCTCGATCGATGCGTTGCGGGCCGGACGCCAAACGTCGCACCAAGAGCAATGGCCGTTACGTCTGCTCGGCCTCCTGATCGGATGGGGATTCTTCACCGCGGCGCTCACGAAGGTCATGACCGGGTGGCTATCGTTCGACAGTCAAGCCGCGCGTGGATATTTCGTGCTCGGCTTCGTGACCCAGGACAGAACGAACTGGTTGGCGGGTTGGGTCGCTGCGCACGACTACCGGCCCGTCTGGGAACTCGCCGACTGGTCGACCGTCGTATTCGAACTTGCCATCCTGCTGGCACTGCCGTGGTGGCGCGCTTTCCGTTCCACGCTGGCGATAGCGACGCTTTTCCACCTGGGCGTCTATCTAGTGATGAACATAACGTTCAGTCACGCCGTCATCGCCTACGGTGCGTTCGTGCCGTGGGGCGCCCTCGCGCGGCGGATCGGTGAGCTTCGGTCCTTGGCACCGGTCGTGACGTACTTCGATCGGGCACGACGGTCGGCCACGAGGAAAGTCGTGTACCCGCTGATGTTTTCGCTCGCGGTGGTGCTCGGCGTCGGAACGTGGTCACTGATGCTGAGCGGGGGCAGTCGCTTTTACCTCTCGCTGGTCATCTTCGTCGGGGCAGCTTTCGGAATGACGTATTTGGCACGCGAAGCAAGAACTGTGTTTCGTCGATTGCTAAGTGATTCCGGAGCCGGCGGTGGGTTCGGTGATGACCGACGTGACCGGGAAGCAGCGACGGCAGGCCCCAAGGGTGGCGGCGCGGACCACGGCGCGCCTCCTGAACCGTGA
- a CDS encoding UDP-glucose dehydrogenase family protein — MRLSVIGTGYLGAVHAACMARLGHDVVAFDTDASKIAKLSAGASPLFEPGLDELLTAEMASGRLRFTQSPDEAVSGASVHFVCVGTPQLSDSDAADVSFVNSAVDMIATHADGEGLIVGKSTVPVGTAQRLDSELAARSLPHRMEVAWNPEFLREGKAIEDTLQPDRLVFGVTSESAEKTLREVYAELLDAGTPYLTTDLATAEMVKVAANSFLATKISFINAMAEVCEAVDADVVTLSEALGYDSRIGRRFLNAGLGFGGGCLPKDIRAFSARAGEVGASAALTFLHEVDKINIRRREKAVSVAGALLGGDFLGKNIAVLGAAFKPDSDDVRDSPALNVAAAMHLKGSYVRVHDPKAIANARARFPTLTYCESVQEACQNVDLIVLATEWDEYRNLDPVALRSTVRTQSLLDTRNALDAELWSGAGWRVYGLGRGQLNV, encoded by the coding sequence ATGAGGCTGAGCGTTATCGGGACCGGATACCTCGGCGCGGTCCATGCGGCATGTATGGCCCGCCTCGGGCACGACGTCGTCGCATTCGATACCGACGCGTCGAAGATCGCCAAGCTCTCCGCTGGGGCGTCCCCACTGTTCGAACCCGGACTCGACGAACTACTCACCGCTGAAATGGCCTCGGGGCGCCTGCGATTCACGCAATCGCCTGACGAGGCGGTGTCCGGGGCGTCCGTGCACTTCGTGTGTGTCGGCACTCCGCAACTGTCGGATTCGGATGCCGCCGACGTCAGTTTCGTCAACAGCGCGGTCGACATGATCGCGACACACGCCGACGGCGAAGGTCTCATCGTCGGGAAGTCGACCGTGCCGGTAGGGACGGCCCAGCGGCTCGACTCCGAACTGGCCGCCAGGTCGCTGCCACACCGCATGGAGGTGGCGTGGAACCCCGAATTCCTGCGTGAGGGTAAGGCGATCGAGGACACCCTGCAGCCCGACCGATTGGTGTTCGGAGTGACCTCCGAGTCCGCCGAGAAGACGCTGCGCGAGGTGTACGCCGAACTCCTCGACGCAGGTACGCCCTACCTCACCACGGACCTCGCGACCGCCGAGATGGTCAAGGTGGCCGCGAATTCCTTTCTCGCAACCAAGATCTCGTTTATCAATGCCATGGCCGAGGTGTGCGAAGCCGTCGATGCCGATGTGGTGACACTCAGCGAGGCGCTGGGATACGACAGCCGGATCGGGCGCAGATTCCTCAACGCCGGGCTCGGCTTCGGCGGTGGTTGTCTTCCGAAGGACATCCGCGCGTTCAGTGCCAGAGCCGGTGAGGTCGGCGCCTCCGCGGCGCTGACATTCCTGCACGAGGTCGACAAGATCAACATCCGCCGACGGGAGAAGGCGGTGTCGGTGGCGGGAGCGCTGCTCGGCGGGGACTTCCTCGGCAAGAACATCGCCGTGCTGGGGGCGGCGTTCAAACCCGACAGCGACGACGTGCGGGACTCGCCGGCCCTCAACGTCGCGGCCGCCATGCACCTCAAGGGCTCCTACGTCCGCGTGCACGACCCGAAGGCGATCGCCAACGCCAGAGCCAGGTTCCCCACGCTCACCTACTGTGAAAGCGTTCAGGAGGCGTGCCAGAACGTCGATCTGATCGTGCTGGCCACCGAATGGGATGAATACCGCAATTTGGACCCGGTCGCGCTCCGCTCGACCGTTCGGACACAGAGCCTGCTGGACACCCGCAACGCGCTCGATGCCGAACTCTGGTCGGGCGCCGGTTGGCGGGTATACGGCCTGGGCCGAGGTCAGCTGAATGTCTGA
- a CDS encoding glycosyltransferase, which translates to MGDSVDISVVIPVRNGGPFVSHQIEALLAQESNATFEVVVADNGSTDETAQIARSLAERDPRVRVVDASRGIGVNVARNVGAQAARGRVILLTDADDVVHPGWVDAYWRAFQSGAHTAGGSLHRILQDGTVLARESKLYSSLMTGSAFANGTNCGFTRAAFDAVGGFDETLMGGADEIDFFARTSRNGYRMTLVPDAVVDKLQHTDLSDAFHQHFNFGRGEILLATRFKPSMVSLPMAAVAAMHALLWFSAWATVGRLRRWRRPTAMRMAFALGMLVEEAKILSR; encoded by the coding sequence ATGGGGGATTCGGTCGACATCAGCGTGGTGATCCCGGTGCGTAACGGCGGCCCGTTCGTGAGCCACCAGATCGAGGCGTTGCTCGCGCAGGAATCGAACGCGACGTTCGAGGTCGTCGTCGCGGACAACGGATCGACAGACGAGACGGCGCAAATCGCCCGAAGCCTGGCTGAGCGGGATCCGAGGGTGCGTGTTGTGGACGCATCCCGCGGCATAGGCGTCAACGTGGCCCGTAACGTGGGCGCCCAAGCCGCGAGGGGCCGGGTCATCCTGTTGACAGACGCTGACGACGTCGTGCATCCGGGATGGGTCGACGCCTACTGGCGGGCGTTCCAGAGCGGCGCTCACACGGCCGGTGGCTCCCTGCATCGCATCCTGCAGGACGGCACGGTGCTGGCCAGGGAATCCAAGCTGTACTCATCGCTGATGACCGGAAGTGCCTTCGCGAACGGCACGAACTGCGGGTTCACCCGGGCGGCCTTCGATGCGGTCGGCGGCTTCGACGAAACCCTCATGGGCGGCGCCGACGAGATCGACTTCTTCGCCCGCACTTCCCGCAACGGGTATCGGATGACGCTGGTGCCGGATGCGGTCGTCGACAAGCTTCAGCACACCGACCTGTCGGACGCCTTCCACCAGCATTTCAACTTCGGCCGCGGCGAAATTCTGCTGGCCACCAGATTCAAGCCGTCGATGGTGTCTCTCCCCATGGCAGCTGTTGCCGCCATGCATGCCCTACTGTGGTTCTCCGCGTGGGCCACGGTGGGCCGCCTGCGGCGATGGCGACGTCCGACGGCGATGCGGATGGCCTTCGCGCTGGGCATGCTCGTCGAAGAGGCGAAGATCCTGTCGCGTTGA